In Jannaschia sp. M317, one DNA window encodes the following:
- a CDS encoding calcium-binding protein, whose translation MPVSVSYLTAGLDLIDGGFDLSRLEALSLPDTEALGQLLSALDSATITSLSPTEAVLSSGSFRLVLTGNGLGPQGDPAAFLTALNNGTSTGQITGLSLRDGAQELFSTSLSASAISVQLGALGLTLTGTLPASLQDLIGLLSDPAGFAAYDLDAVILRENADELLRLTLGDGSLTLAMNGYTLTAMGSLPEDPADIAGLLLGAALGGTPDPETLEAISLDSLVLRAPGGQEIMRAEGDLLDMLLGDEGGMETTTVDGQPFDLVELDLENGGGASSLLTAFTAGTYLAGLAGDDTLRAEVGGTLLDGGPGNDRLEGSAQADTLQGGDGSDTLIGGAGDDVILGGTSMTDLRDVVFGGEGNDTIDGGYGNDELRGDAGDDSIAGGFGADTVIGGVGNDTLTGSAFGDEIFGGDGMDFVNGGFGSDRVNGGTGGDTFFHLGIADHGSDWIQDYNAADGDVLAYGGNATRDQFQINVTTTPTAGADDVQEAFVIYRPTGQILWALVDGDGQAEINLRLNGQVFDLTA comes from the coding sequence ATGCCCGTTTCCGTTTCCTACCTCACCGCCGGTCTGGATCTGATTGACGGGGGCTTCGACCTGTCACGGTTGGAGGCCCTGTCCCTGCCCGATACCGAGGCTTTGGGTCAGCTTCTGTCGGCGCTCGACTCCGCCACCATCACCAGTCTGAGCCCCACCGAGGCGGTGCTCAGCTCGGGCAGTTTCCGGCTGGTTCTGACCGGCAACGGGTTGGGGCCGCAGGGGGATCCGGCGGCGTTCCTCACCGCTCTCAACAATGGCACCTCTACCGGACAGATCACCGGCCTGTCCCTGCGCGACGGCGCGCAGGAGCTGTTCTCGACCAGTCTCTCGGCCAGTGCCATCAGCGTGCAGCTGGGGGCGCTTGGCCTGACGTTGACGGGCACCTTGCCCGCCAGCCTGCAGGATCTCATCGGTCTGCTGTCCGATCCTGCGGGGTTCGCGGCCTACGATCTGGATGCCGTGATCCTGCGCGAGAATGCCGATGAATTGCTGCGCCTCACCCTGGGCGACGGCAGCCTGACGCTGGCCATGAACGGCTACACGTTGACCGCGATGGGCAGCCTGCCCGAGGACCCGGCCGATATCGCGGGGCTGTTGCTGGGGGCGGCTTTGGGCGGGACGCCCGACCCGGAGACGCTGGAGGCGATATCCCTCGACAGCCTGGTGCTGCGCGCGCCCGGCGGGCAGGAAATCATGCGCGCCGAGGGCGATCTGCTCGACATGCTTCTGGGCGACGAAGGGGGGATGGAAACCACGACGGTCGATGGCCAGCCCTTCGACCTGGTCGAGCTGGACCTGGAAAACGGCGGCGGGGCCAGCAGCCTGCTGACGGCCTTTACGGCAGGGACCTACCTGGCGGGCCTGGCGGGGGACGACACCCTGCGCGCCGAAGTGGGTGGCACCCTGCTTGACGGGGGGCCTGGCAATGACCGGCTGGAGGGCAGCGCCCAGGCGGACACGCTGCAGGGCGGCGACGGCAGCGACACGCTGATCGGGGGGGCGGGCGACGATGTGATCCTCGGCGGCACCTCCATGACCGACCTGCGCGATGTGGTCTTCGGTGGCGAGGGCAACGACACCATCGACGGTGGCTACGGCAATGACGAACTGCGCGGCGATGCCGGTGATGACAGCATCGCGGGCGGGTTCGGCGCCGATACGGTGATTGGTGGGGTTGGCAACGATACGCTGACCGGGTCCGCGTTTGGGGACGAAATCTTCGGCGGCGACGGCATGGATTTCGTCAACGGCGGGTTCGGCAGCGACCGGGTCAATGGCGGCACCGGGGGGGATACCTTCTTTCACCTGGGCATCGCGGATCACGGGTCCGACTGGATCCAGGACTATAACGCGGCGGACGGCGACGTGCTGGCCTATGGCGGCAATGCCACCCGCGACCAGTTCCAGATCAACGTCACGACCACACCGACCGCAGGCGCGGATGATGTGCAGGAGGCTTTCGTCATCTACCGTCCTACCGGTCAGATCCTCTGGGCGCTGGTCGACGGCGACGGCCAGGCAGAGATCAATCTTAGGCTGAACGGACAGGTATTTGATCTGACCGCCTGA
- a CDS encoding calcium-binding protein — protein MTTRITYSGGNPAFFDLGFEADQGLQPISLTPTRVEVRNPDTGAIVTITGSGMTFSPTGSPTGGTISGFSVAQDGRVIATVEVSPPVGLVAFDQAVEANYQSNNPAPLLALFQGAFVFDASGATSGMDMNFDFYSRLPGPGTIQGSNFGDYLVGTAGNDLIVPRNGNDDAIVGTPGNDTIDFGQSNVGGKDNFYSLLYASEPGAITVRIDGGDTNTGSVTTTRGTDTILGVSRVLDWTTDGFMITGSASGDRFEINVGDDGWINIRPGGGNDTLILAADSEDQIVRVSYSWNGFNNPTTGIVANLATGVVANDGFGGIDQITVVRDLAFRLIELRGTDFADAITGSDRNDRFILDGGNDTVDGGGGDRDLIRYDRGGMSTGINVDLATGVALGSWEGTAFRQQLSNIEELRGTRNMDDTLRGGAEDNVFYGRGGNDLLEGRAGNDRLSGEDGDDTLDGGLGNDTLNGGDGNDLLRDTAGLPGVDDYYGDLLSPGLGRDTIEGNATAWAAGEGSDLSYFGLDVGGITLTWTGGATGSGTVVSGDGRINDTFSHIDYVNGTNGADTFVMADFALNVAVWGGAGNDTITGGAGTQDRLAYGGSDSRTGIEVDMAAGTVRDNFGDTDTFTGIEIIYGSRLDDVMRAGDAAVTFQGDDGSDRLIGGLGNDTLLGGREGDADDLRDVIFGGAGDDSIDGGYGNDELRGDAGNDQIAGGFGADTVIGGTGNDTLTGSAFGDVIFGGDGMDFVNGGFGSDRVNGGADADSFFHLGIADHGSDWIQDYNAADGDVLVYGGNATRDQFQINVTTTPTAGADDVQEAFVIYRPTGQILWALVDGDGQAEINLRLNGQVFDLTA, from the coding sequence ATGACAACGCGCATTACCTATAGCGGCGGCAATCCCGCATTCTTCGACCTGGGCTTCGAGGCCGATCAGGGTCTGCAGCCGATTTCCCTGACGCCGACGCGGGTGGAGGTGCGCAACCCAGACACCGGGGCCATCGTCACGATCACCGGCAGCGGTATGACTTTCAGCCCCACGGGCAGCCCCACGGGCGGCACGATCAGCGGCTTCTCCGTGGCCCAGGATGGGCGCGTCATCGCCACGGTAGAGGTCTCGCCGCCGGTGGGGCTGGTGGCCTTCGATCAGGCGGTCGAGGCGAATTATCAAAGCAACAATCCCGCCCCCCTGCTGGCCCTGTTCCAGGGGGCCTTCGTCTTCGATGCCTCCGGGGCGACGAGCGGCATGGACATGAATTTCGACTTCTATTCCCGGCTGCCGGGGCCGGGCACGATCCAGGGGTCGAACTTCGGCGATTACCTGGTGGGGACGGCGGGCAACGATCTGATCGTGCCGCGCAACGGCAACGATGATGCCATTGTCGGCACGCCGGGCAACGACACCATCGATTTCGGTCAGTCCAATGTCGGCGGCAAGGACAACTTCTATTCGCTGCTTTACGCCAGTGAGCCGGGGGCGATCACGGTACGCATCGATGGCGGGGACACGAATACCGGCAGCGTCACCACCACACGGGGCACCGACACGATCCTGGGCGTGTCGCGGGTGCTGGACTGGACGACCGACGGGTTCATGATCACCGGCAGCGCCTCGGGCGACCGGTTCGAGATCAACGTCGGCGACGACGGCTGGATCAACATCCGGCCCGGCGGTGGCAACGACACCCTGATCCTGGCCGCAGACAGCGAGGATCAGATCGTCCGTGTCAGCTATTCCTGGAACGGCTTCAACAATCCCACGACCGGTATCGTGGCCAACCTGGCCACCGGCGTCGTGGCCAATGACGGGTTTGGCGGGATCGACCAGATCACCGTGGTCAGGGACCTGGCCTTTCGTCTGATCGAGCTGCGCGGCACCGATTTCGCCGATGCCATCACCGGCAGCGACCGCAACGACCGCTTCATCCTGGATGGTGGCAACGACACCGTGGATGGCGGTGGTGGCGACCGCGACCTGATCCGTTACGACCGCGGCGGCATGAGCACGGGCATTAACGTCGATCTGGCCACCGGCGTGGCCCTGGGCAGCTGGGAGGGCACCGCCTTCCGCCAGCAGCTGAGCAACATCGAAGAGCTGCGCGGCACCCGCAACATGGACGACACCCTGCGCGGCGGGGCCGAGGACAACGTGTTCTACGGGCGCGGCGGCAACGACCTGCTGGAGGGACGGGCCGGCAACGACCGGCTGTCCGGCGAGGACGGCGACGACACGCTCGACGGAGGCCTGGGCAATGACACGCTCAACGGGGGCGATGGCAACGACCTGCTGCGCGACACGGCGGGCCTGCCCGGGGTCGACGATTACTATGGCGACCTGCTGAGCCCGGGACTGGGCCGCGACACCATCGAGGGCAACGCGACCGCCTGGGCCGCTGGCGAGGGCAGCGACCTGAGCTATTTCGGCCTCGACGTGGGGGGGATCACCCTGACCTGGACCGGCGGGGCAACCGGGTCGGGCACGGTGGTCAGCGGTGACGGTCGGATCAACGACACCTTCTCTCATATCGACTACGTCAACGGCACCAACGGGGCCGATACCTTCGTGATGGCGGATTTCGCCCTGAACGTCGCGGTCTGGGGGGGCGCGGGCAACGACACGATCACCGGCGGCGCGGGCACCCAGGACCGGCTGGCCTATGGCGGCAGCGACAGCCGCACGGGGATCGAGGTCGACATGGCCGCGGGCACGGTGCGCGATAACTTCGGGGATACCGACACCTTCACGGGGATCGAGATCATCTATGGCAGCCGCCTGGACGACGTGATGCGCGCGGGTGACGCGGCGGTCACCTTCCAGGGGGACGACGGCTCTGACCGGTTGATCGGGGGGCTTGGCAACGACACGCTGCTGGGCGGACGCGAGGGCGACGCAGATGACCTGCGCGATGTGATCTTCGGCGGTGCCGGCGACGACAGCATCGACGGCGGCTATGGCAACGACGAGCTGCGCGGCGACGCGGGCAACGACCAGATCGCGGGCGGGTTCGGTGCCGATACCGTCATCGGCGGCACCGGCAACGACACGCTGACCGGGTCCGCCTTTGGCGATGTGATCTTTGGCGGCGACGGGATGGATTTCGTCAACGGCGGTTTCGGGTCCGACCGGGTCAATGGCGGCGCGGATGCGGACAGTTTCTTCCATCTGGGCATTGCCGATCACGGCAGCGACTGGATCCAGGACTACAACGCGGCGGACGGCGACGTCCTTGTCTATGGCGGCAATGCCACCCGCGACCAGTTCCAGATCAACGTCACGACCACCCCCACCGCAGGCGCCGACGACGTGCAGGAGGCTTTCGTCATCTACCGCCCCACCGGTCAGATCCTCTGGGCGCTGGTGGATGGCGACGGCCAGGCAGAGATCAACCTGCGGCTGAACGGACAGGTGTTCGATCTGACGGCCTGA